The Nitrospinaceae bacterium nucleotide sequence AATTTGGTGGAGTTGTCCGATGGTGGGGTCGAGCTCACTGGATTCGATTTTATCGATATCCTCGGGTGCCAACCCAGTCGCGGCGGCAACCGCTGCCCGTGTAAGCTTCTTTTCCTCGCGGATGCCTCGAAGGCGCTTTCCCGAAAACTTTATGCTTGAGGACAACCGCAATTCCTTTCTTGGTTCTTTATTTTGTTTTTTTCATCAAGGAGCCGAGGTTAAGAAGGCCCGGCCCCAGGAGCGTAATGATGAGACTCAAAACCACTATGGTCGCATGCGGTTGATAATTGATGATCGGCAAAATTTTGGGCCCAGCGTGTTCCCAGAGAAAATAGGCGGTTGCAATAGCTGTCAGGGTAGCCGCAATCCGAATCGCAATGCCTAGAAACATGGCCGCTCCCCCGATGGTGAGAATTGCCGTGACGGCGAGCCGGCCCCAAGTTTCATAGGGCGCACTTTTTAGTGCCAAGAGCGTAGAAAGGCTCATCCCGTCTTCGACCATTTGGTAGCCGGTGGAGGCAATGAGATAGCCCGTCCAAAGGCGGAGTAGTGTGACGCCCCAATCTTTTGCGGTCGATCCCATATGCCCCTCCTTCTTCTATTGCCTAACGCGGGAACTGGCTGAAATCAGCCCGCCGTTTTTCCTTAAAAGCGTTCATTCCTTCGACGGACTGCTCATTGTTCCAAACGGCGTTGAGCAATTCGCTGCCGTGCATCCATGATGGATAGTGCAGGTCGCCCAGGAAGTTGAGGCTCGTTTTCATGTAGCGCAGGGTGGCCGGTGCATGGCTGTTGATCGTTGCGCTCCATTCCTCGGCGGTTGCCTCAAGTTTGTCGTCGGGCACAACTTCATTGATAAGGCCCGATTCTTTGGCCTCCGCTGCGCTATAGCGCTTGGCGAGGAACAGCATTTCGCGGGCCCGGCGATCTCCCATTAAAATTGGCAGATACTGGGTGGCGCCGACGACGGGAAGCGCACCCACTTTCGCGCCCGATTGGCCAAAAGTTGCGTTCTCGCTCGCGATGCACAAATCGTTATAGAGCTGCCACTCGTTTCCGCCGCCGATGCACCAGCCGCGCACCATGGCGATAGTCGGTTTGCCGCAGTTTCGCAGAAGCATGCAAAGACGACGCATCTTATTGTTCCAAACATGGCCGGTCTGCTCGTTGAGGCCAAGCATCATGTCCATATCGCCGCCCGAGGAGAAGTTGCCATTTAGTCCGTACATCACGCCGACGCCGATGTCGGGGTCCTCGTCGAGTTGGGTGTAGGCATCGATGACCTCGTTGATCATGTCAAAATTCATGGCGTTTAGCGTTTTCGGCCGGTTAAGACCCACCCACAGCGTTTTGTCTTTCACTTCAACCACTATTGTTTTGTAGCTCATCAGCGATTCTCCTGAATTTCTTCCGGTCGAAAAAGTAATAATACCGGAGAAGGAAAAATGGTAGCCTCCATATAGCTATATATTCCCACAGCGAGGCTGATAATTCCAAGCCGGGTGGCGGGGATTTTAATCTAGAACCACAGAGAAGCCCTGGTAGAGCACTCTGATTGATATCAGGCTCAAAAGAACGACAAAAATCCGTGTCAGGGTTGTGGATTTGAGCTTTCCCGACAACTTGGCCCCAATCTGGGCCCCTCCTACAACCCCTATCGAGAGGGGAATAATAATATCCCCCATGGTGTGCAAGTTACCTTGAAAAAAATGGGTGACGACGGCCACTGTGGTCCCCGTGAGAAGGATAAACTGCGAGGTCGCCGTGGCAATATGAACGGGAATGCGTAATACCTGAATGAGAAGGGGTACATAAATGGGCCCCCCACCGATGCCAAAAAAGCTTGAGCAAAAGCCGACGCCCGTGCTCAGCCATAGGCCGAGGCGAAAGCGGAAAAAGAAATGATAAACGCGGCCATTGCTATCGGTGATTTGCCGCTCAACCCATCCGGCGGCAAGGTCTTCTCCTTCTTTGCGGACGCTCTCTGAGGGAGAGTTGCCGCGAAACAGGGAAATGCAAAGAGCCATCAGACCCAAGCCTAAAAGAATGTCGAAGGCGCCTCTTCCCACCTGGGCGGTGACAAACGTCCCCAGAACGACCCAGGGAGAGGCTACGAGTCCGTATGACAGACTTGTTTTTATGTCGATTCGTTTGAGGCGATGGTAGGCGATCGATCCGGACAGGGCATTTAAAGCAACGACCGAAAGCGATGTGGCCGTGATGATCTCGGCGGGGCGCCCCGGGAAGAGGAGCAAGAGGATGGGGGTGAGAATAAATCCCCCGCCGGCGCCGACCATTGTGCCGAAGATGCCGACACCCAGCCCGAGCAAAAGAAACTCAAGAAAGAAAAGCATAAGAAAAGTTTCTCCTGCTCGGTGTGTTTGTTGTGCGAAGCATGAGGCTTGAATTCAAGATTGCTGTTGTGGTGCTTATCACGCTCATTGTAGGGCGAAGACTTTGTGTCTGGCCGCGTTTAGATTGAACAAATTTATAGCGGAAATAAGCAACGCGTACCATGCCTGCGCAGTGAAATGTCGGCCCGGTTAGGGCAGGAGGGGGCGCTGGTTGTACCGAAAAATAAGAGCCGCCGTTGCTAGAGTTGCCTGCCTTTTGGTGTCACCCGTTTGGCTGCCATGCGG carries:
- a CDS encoding enoyl-CoA hydratase/isomerase family protein; its protein translation is MSYKTIVVEVKDKTLWVGLNRPKTLNAMNFDMINEVIDAYTQLDEDPDIGVGVMYGLNGNFSSGGDMDMMLGLNEQTGHVWNNKMRRLCMLLRNCGKPTIAMVRGWCIGGGNEWQLYNDLCIASENATFGQSGAKVGALPVVGATQYLPILMGDRRAREMLFLAKRYSAAEAKESGLINEVVPDDKLEATAEEWSATINSHAPATLRYMKTSLNFLGDLHYPSWMHGSELLNAVWNNEQSVEGMNAFKEKRRADFSQFPR
- a CDS encoding sulfite exporter TauE/SafE family protein, translated to MLFFLEFLLLGLGVGIFGTMVGAGGGFILTPILLLLFPGRPAEIITATSLSVVALNALSGSIAYHRLKRIDIKTSLSYGLVASPWVVLGTFVTAQVGRGAFDILLGLGLMALCISLFRGNSPSESVRKEGEDLAAGWVERQITDSNGRVYHFFFRFRLGLWLSTGVGFCSSFFGIGGGPIYVPLLIQVLRIPVHIATATSQFILLTGTTVAVVTHFFQGNLHTMGDIIIPLSIGVVGGAQIGAKLSGKLKSTTLTRIFVVLLSLISIRVLYQGFSVVLD